One genomic region from Quercus robur chromosome 4, dhQueRobu3.1, whole genome shotgun sequence encodes:
- the LOC126721293 gene encoding DEAD-box ATP-dependent RNA helicase 31-like, with translation MPVKLFPQLRLLKPTLPVTGFPLTMRPGAWVQPSHRVIPVFSRVFPLRLRYSGGRALHLLRNENGELGVRRFSTRHLGKEARRASSSSKSLIEDEAELSDWVSDLRTDSFRGQLTSEDEASDVNRVRNRTRDRDSKGGRESNSMMNKRRRSKESFDESNRNSRVSRRFGSALEDNEGEGEGVSWRANGGFRSGNEMGRKGGREMDKGYERNRNVMGRREVDKGYVRDRNVNRGSDGLRKGVKDSIKQLRWMDDDVNVRSRNVNRGTEGLRKGVNNSMKQDLIKEPRWTNDEDGEKLLPTIGDLLSEEDSDSQDEEDDDDDDELLKKSASSMFGLDDEVSARVLPRPSSSKSDTQSYLSETRFDQCSVSPLSLKGIKDAGYEKMTVVQEATLPVILKGKDVLAKARTGTGKTVAFLLPSIEVVVKSPPIGRDQKWPPILVLVICPTRELASQAAAEANILLKYHPSIGVQVVIGGTRLALEQKRMQANPCQILVATPGRLRDHIENTAGFATRLMGVKVLVLDEADHLLDMGFRKDIEKIIAAVPKHRQTLLFSATVPEEVRQISHIALKRDHEFINTVQEGTEETHSQVRQMHLVAPLDKHFSLLYVLLKDHIADDVDYKVLVFCTTAMVTRLVADLLGELNLNVREIHSRKPQSYRTRISDEFRKSKGLILVTSDVSARGVDYPDVTLVIQVGLPSDREQYIHRLGRTGRKGKEGQGILLLAPWEEFFLSTIKDLPISKAPVHLIDPDTKKKVERALSQVEMKNKETAYQAWLGYYNSNKKVGRDKHRLVELANEFSRSMGLDNPPAIPKLVLGKMGLRNISGLRSK, from the exons ATGCCCGTTAAGCTCTTCCCACAGCTCCGTCTCCTCAAGCCCACTCTTCCGGTCACCGGTTTCCCTCTGACTATGAGACCCGGAGCTTGGGTCCAACCCTCTCATCGGGTCATACCCGTTTTCTCTCGCGTATTCCCATTGAGGCTTAGATACTCTGGTGGTCGCGCTCTCCATCTACTTCGCAATGAAAATGGAGAATTGGGTGTTCGAAGATTCTCCACTCGGCATTTGGGAAAGGAGGCTCGAAGGGCATCATCGTCATCTAAGAGCTTGATTGAAGATGAGGCTGAACTCAGTGATTGGGTTAGTGATTTGAGGACCGACTCTTTCCGAGGCCAACTCACTAGCGAAGACGAAGCCTCCGATGTAAATAGAGTTAGGAATAGAACGAGAGACCGGGATAGTAAGGGTGGTAGGGAGTCAAATTCAATGATGAACAAGAGGAGGAGGTCGAAGGAGTCGTTTGATGAGTCGAATCGGAATTCGAGGGTGAGTAGGCGGTTTGGGAGTGCATTGGAAGACAATGAGGGTGAGGGGGAAGGTGTGTCGTGGAGAGCAAATGGCGGGTTTCGAAGTGGGAATGAGATGGGAAGGAAAGGTGGGAGAGAGATGGATAAAGGGTATGAGAGAAATAGGAATGTGATGGGGAGAAGAGAGGTGGATAAGGGGTATGTTAGAGATAGAAATGTAAATAGAGGTAGTGATGGTTTAAGGAAAGGCGTGAAGGATTCGATAAAGCAACTGCGATGGATGGATGATGATGTGAATGTGCGAAGTAGAAATGTAAATAGAGGTACCGAAGGGTTAAGAAAAGGCGTGAATAATTCGATGAAGCAGGATTTGATAAAGGAACCACGTTGGACGAATGATGAGGATGGAGAGAAGTTATTGCCTACTATAGGGGATTTGCTTAGTGAGGAAGATAGTGATAGtcaagatgaagaagatgatgatgatgatgatgaattgTTGAAGAAGAGTGCAAGCTCTATGTttggattagatgatgaagtgAGTGCAAGGGTGTTACCAAGGCCTTCATCCTCAAAGTCTGACACTCAATCTTATTTAAGCGAAACTCG ATTTGATCAATGTTCAGTATCTCCATTGTCATTAAAAGGAATCAAAGATGCTGGGTATGAGAAAATGACCGTGGTACAAGAGGCAACTCTTCCAGTAATACTGAAAG GCAAGGACGTTCTGGCCAAGGCTAGAACAGGCACTGGAAAAACTGTAGCATTTTTG CTTCCATCAATCGAGGTTGTTGTAAAGTCACCTCCTATTGGTCGTGACCAAAAGTGGCCCCCTATTCTTGTGCTTGTGATATGCCCAACTCGAGAGCTTGCAAGCCAAGCTGCTGCAGAGGCTAATATCCTGTTGAAGTATCATCCTTCTATTGGTGTTCAAGTTGTAATAGGAGGAACAAGACTTGCTCTGGAACAGAAACGCATGCAAGCAAACCCTTGCCAG ATTCTTGTTGCTACACCTGGAAGGCTCAGAGATCATATTGAGAATACCGCAGGTTTTGCAACTAGGCTGATGGGTGTGAAAGTCCTTGTACTTGATGAAGCTGATCATTTACTAGACATGGGATTTCGTAAAGACATTGAGAAGATCATTGCTGCTGTTCCTAAACATCGACAGACGCTTTTGTTTTCTGCCACAGTTCCTGAAGAG GTCCGTCAAATCAGTCACATTGCTTTGAAAAGAGATCATGAATTTATCAATACAGTTCAAGAAGGCACTGAGGAGACGCATTCACAG GTCAGACAGATGCATTTAGTGGCTCCTTTAGACAAGCATTTTTCCCTACTGTATGTTCTTCTAAAAGACCATATTGCAGATGATGTCGACTATAAG GTTCTTGTATTCTGCACAACTGCCATGGTCACACGGTTGGTTGCTGACCTTCTTGGGGAGCTGAACTTGAATGTCAGAGAGATCCATTCTAGAAAGCCACAGAGTTACAGAACCAGGATATCTGATGAATTCAGGAAGTCAAAGGGTCTTATCCTTGTGACATCTGATGTATCTGCACGTGGAGTAGATTATCCAGATGTTACCCTTGTCATACAG GTGGGTTTGCCTTCTGACAGAGAACAGTATATACATAGACTTGGTAGAACTGGGCGTAAAGGTAAAGAAGGGCAAGGCATATTGTTACTAGCACCTTGGGAGGAATTCTTTTTATCTACTATCAAGGATTTGCCAATATCGAAGGCTCCAGTACATTTGATTGATccagacacaaagaaaaag GTTGAACGAGCACTATCCCAAGTGGAGatgaagaacaaagaaacagCATACCAGGCCTGGCTTGGTTATTACAATTCCAATAAGAAAGTGGGCAGAGACAAGCATAGGCTTGTGGAGCTTGCTAATGAATTCAGCCGAAGCATGGGGCTTGACAACCCTCCTGCAATTCCCAAGCTTGTCCTTGGCAAGATGGGCCTAAGAAATATCTCTGGTTTGCGCTCCAAATAA